One genomic region from Kineobactrum salinum encodes:
- the tkt gene encoding transketolase, whose product MPARSDLANAIRALSMDAVQRANSGHPGAPMGMADIAEVLWNDFLQHNPANPQWPNRDRFVLSNGHGSMLIYSLLHLTGYDLPMAQLQNFRQLHSLTPGHPEYGYAPGVETTTGPLGQGLSNAVGMALAERVLGAQFNRPGHEVITHHTYVFVGDGCLMEGISHEACSLAGTLGLGKLIAFYDDNGISIDGEVDGWFTDDTPARFRAYGWQVLSGVDGHDPAAVRTAIEEARAEQVKPTLICCKTVIGKGAPNKQGSESCHGAPLGTDEVSAARQALGWRHEPFVIPEDIYGGWDARPAGAVREQAWEQAMADYSEAFPELAAELRRRLAGELPAEFATQAQAWVEQCQAEGQSIASRKASQNSLNSLGPLLPELLGGSADLAGSNLTLWSGARGVTREDASGNYVYYGVREFGMSAIMNGIALHGGLVPYGATFLMFMEYARNAVRMAALMKLRTIFVYTHDSIGLGEDGPTHQPVEQLTALRATPNLHTWRPCDTVESAVSWKAALERSHGPTALVFSRQSLAHQERTPDQVAAIARGAYILRDCEQHPELILLATGSELQLAVEAAQRLAAAGKQVRVVSMPCAELFMEQEAAYREQVLPSDVLARVAVEAGHTDYWYKFVGLDGRVIGMTTFGESAPAADLMQHFGFTVEHVLAVAEEVLLEE is encoded by the coding sequence ATGCCCGCCCGTTCCGACCTTGCCAATGCCATTCGCGCCCTGAGTATGGACGCTGTTCAACGGGCCAATAGTGGCCATCCCGGAGCCCCGATGGGCATGGCCGACATTGCGGAAGTGCTGTGGAACGACTTTCTGCAGCACAACCCCGCCAATCCCCAGTGGCCCAACCGGGACCGTTTCGTGCTGTCCAACGGGCACGGCTCGATGCTGATCTACTCCCTGCTGCACCTGACCGGCTACGATTTGCCAATGGCGCAGCTGCAGAATTTCCGCCAGCTCCACAGCCTGACGCCGGGTCACCCGGAGTACGGCTATGCGCCGGGGGTGGAAACCACCACCGGGCCGCTGGGGCAGGGACTCAGCAATGCGGTCGGCATGGCGCTGGCGGAGCGGGTCCTGGGTGCCCAGTTCAACCGGCCTGGGCACGAGGTGATCACTCACCATACCTATGTATTTGTGGGTGATGGCTGCCTGATGGAGGGCATCTCCCATGAGGCTTGCTCGCTGGCGGGCACGCTGGGCCTCGGCAAGTTGATTGCATTCTATGACGACAACGGCATTTCCATCGACGGCGAGGTGGACGGCTGGTTTACCGATGACACTCCGGCCCGTTTTCGCGCCTATGGCTGGCAGGTGCTGTCTGGCGTCGACGGTCACGATCCGGCGGCCGTGCGCACTGCAATCGAGGAGGCGCGGGCCGAGCAGGTCAAGCCGACGCTGATCTGCTGCAAGACGGTTATCGGCAAGGGTGCACCCAACAAGCAGGGCAGCGAGTCCTGTCACGGGGCACCGCTGGGAACGGACGAAGTGTCCGCCGCCCGGCAGGCGCTGGGCTGGCGGCACGAGCCCTTCGTAATCCCGGAAGACATTTATGGCGGCTGGGATGCGCGGCCGGCGGGCGCTGTCCGGGAGCAGGCCTGGGAGCAGGCAATGGCAGATTACAGCGAGGCTTTTCCAGAGCTGGCTGCCGAGCTGCGGCGGCGCCTGGCGGGTGAGCTGCCCGCGGAATTCGCCACCCAGGCTCAGGCCTGGGTGGAACAATGCCAGGCTGAGGGCCAGAGTATCGCTTCGCGCAAGGCCTCCCAGAATTCGCTCAACAGTCTGGGGCCGCTGCTGCCGGAGCTGTTGGGCGGCTCGGCCGACCTGGCCGGTTCCAACCTGACCCTGTGGTCGGGCGCCCGGGGCGTCACCCGTGAGGATGCCAGTGGCAACTACGTGTATTACGGGGTGCGTGAATTCGGCATGTCCGCGATCATGAATGGCATCGCGCTGCACGGCGGCCTGGTGCCCTACGGCGCCACCTTCCTGATGTTCATGGAATATGCCCGCAATGCGGTGCGCATGGCCGCACTGATGAAGCTGCGTACGATTTTCGTCTATACCCACGATTCCATTGGTCTGGGCGAGGACGGTCCCACCCACCAGCCGGTGGAGCAACTCACCGCGCTGCGCGCAACGCCCAACCTGCATACCTGGCGACCCTGCGATACGGTGGAGTCCGCGGTATCCTGGAAGGCGGCGCTGGAGCGCAGCCACGGCCCTACCGCGCTGGTGTTCTCGCGCCAGAGCCTCGCCCATCAGGAACGCACGCCGGACCAGGTCGCCGCGATAGCACGCGGCGCCTATATACTGCGCGACTGCGAGCAGCATCCAGAGCTGATTCTGCTCGCCACCGGCTCGGAGCTGCAGCTGGCAGTGGAAGCAGCCCAGCGACTGGCGGCGGCGGGCAAGCAGGTGCGGGTTGTCTCCATGCCCTGCGCCGAGTTGTTCATGGAGCAGGAGGCCGCCTACCGCGAACAGGTCCTGCCCAGCGACGTGCTGGCCCGGGTCGCCGTCGAGGCCGGGCATACGGACTACTGGTACAAGTTCGTGGGTCTGGATGGCCGGGTGATTGGCATGACCACCTTTGGCGAGTCCGCGCCGGCAGCCGACCTGATGCAGCACTTTGGCTTCACCGTCGAACATGTGCTGGCGGTTGCGGAAGAGGTCCTGCTGGAGGAGTAA
- a CDS encoding AMP-binding protein: MEELLKEKPYIRIFRELKESDPKAKAISCEDDTVTRDELDRGSNRLARAFEAEGVEQGDFVTIALPNSIAFYENVLACWKVGAVPQPVSHRLPLPERQAIVELADSRLVVGVGMDDHPGRKYLPAGYKPAATLSDAPMEERVSPVSKAMTSGGSTGRPKLILSGTPAVGVAGMGLVFHMTPSDRQLVSGPLYHNASFILSLAGLLLGQHIVVMPKFDAEKALENIRKHQITWVNFVPTMMSRMLKLIEAQPDRHDLSSLRVFWHMAAPCAEWLKQAWIDLVGAEKVWELYGGTEAVAQTCINGTEWLEHRGSVGKPILGGQMRILNDAGEEAAPGEIGEIYMRGPEGAPPSYHYVGAEKKEKEGWETIGDLGWMDEDGYLYISDRRTDMIVAGGANVYPAEVEAAIESHRLVRSCAVVGLPDSDLGQRVHAVVHPAPASRRKHCFSFWSRGWPAIKCPVPLNSWERICGMMRVKYDAVPSGRRQSSDSSWSRETRSHTLRPPA, from the coding sequence ATGGAAGAACTGCTGAAGGAAAAGCCCTACATACGTATCTTTCGCGAGCTGAAGGAATCAGATCCGAAAGCAAAGGCCATTAGCTGTGAAGACGATACCGTAACCCGGGATGAACTGGACCGGGGGAGCAACCGTTTGGCTCGCGCATTTGAGGCCGAAGGCGTTGAGCAAGGGGATTTTGTCACCATCGCTCTGCCCAATTCGATAGCATTCTACGAGAACGTGCTCGCTTGTTGGAAAGTCGGCGCGGTGCCACAGCCCGTGTCACATCGTCTGCCGCTTCCCGAGCGCCAGGCGATCGTAGAGCTGGCAGATTCCAGGTTGGTCGTCGGCGTGGGTATGGATGATCATCCCGGTCGCAAGTATTTGCCAGCCGGCTACAAGCCGGCTGCAACGTTGAGCGATGCTCCGATGGAGGAGCGCGTTTCACCTGTTTCCAAGGCGATGACCTCAGGTGGCAGTACTGGTCGGCCGAAACTGATCCTGAGTGGCACCCCAGCGGTCGGCGTGGCCGGAATGGGTCTGGTCTTTCACATGACCCCTTCTGACAGGCAGCTGGTATCGGGGCCACTTTACCATAACGCTTCCTTTATTCTGTCCCTGGCAGGACTTCTTCTGGGACAGCATATCGTGGTGATGCCAAAATTCGATGCTGAAAAAGCGCTTGAAAATATCCGGAAACACCAAATTACCTGGGTCAACTTCGTGCCGACCATGATGTCACGTATGCTGAAGCTCATCGAGGCGCAACCTGACCGCCATGATTTATCATCCTTGCGCGTTTTCTGGCATATGGCAGCACCTTGCGCGGAATGGCTGAAGCAGGCATGGATAGACCTTGTCGGTGCGGAGAAGGTTTGGGAGCTCTATGGTGGCACCGAAGCTGTGGCCCAAACTTGTATAAACGGCACTGAGTGGCTCGAACACAGGGGTTCGGTCGGAAAACCTATTCTGGGAGGACAGATGCGGATCCTCAACGACGCCGGTGAAGAGGCGGCACCAGGGGAAATCGGCGAAATTTACATGCGCGGACCGGAAGGCGCACCGCCGAGCTACCATTATGTCGGCGCCGAGAAAAAGGAGAAGGAGGGCTGGGAAACCATCGGTGATCTGGGCTGGATGGATGAAGATGGATATCTGTATATTAGTGACCGACGCACGGACATGATCGTTGCGGGGGGTGCCAACGTCTATCCGGCCGAGGTGGAGGCGGCGATCGAGTCTCATCGACTGGTCCGATCCTGCGCTGTTGTCGGTCTGCCGGACAGCGACCTCGGCCAGCGCGTGCACGCAGTGGTGCACCCCGCCCCGGCCTCACGCCGGAAACACTGCTTCAGTTTCTGGAGCAGAGGTTGGCCCGCTATAAAGTGCCCCGTTCCGTTGAATTCGTGGGAGCGAATCTGCGGGATGATGCGGGTAAAGTACGACGCAGTGCCATCCGGGAGGCGTCAATCGAGCGACTCAAGCTGGAGCAGAGAGACTCGTAGTCATACCTTGCGCCCTCCAGCATAA
- a CDS encoding enoyl-CoA hydratase, with amino-acid sequence MTDKTKIPEYTQIRYELPEQTIARIVMARPDLRNAQSLKMLYEINHAFDVAARDPEVKVIILAGDGPHFSSGHDLTDDRTSLEQEPVVQAAGHHEPGAAGMYAGEEEYYVGLHWKWRNIAKPTIAQVQGKAMAGGMMIAMPMDIIVASEDAQFSDPVVAFGLNGHEYFLHAWDLGPRKAKEMLFTGDILSAEECKELGMVNHVVPREQLEEATLNLARRIASRPAIGLKLAKQAINFSMDLQGQHQALTGALAMHHVGHAHARIEFGYAVDPSGLEVIQNDSRRAMKAENTPEK; translated from the coding sequence ATGACTGACAAAACCAAAATTCCCGAGTATACGCAGATCCGTTATGAACTGCCGGAGCAGACCATCGCCCGAATTGTCATGGCGCGGCCCGATCTCCGCAATGCACAGAGCCTGAAAATGCTCTATGAGATCAACCATGCCTTTGATGTTGCAGCCAGGGATCCTGAAGTAAAAGTCATTATTCTGGCCGGCGATGGTCCACACTTTTCCTCAGGTCATGACCTGACAGACGACAGGACATCCCTGGAGCAAGAGCCGGTGGTTCAGGCAGCCGGTCACCACGAGCCCGGCGCGGCCGGGATGTACGCGGGCGAAGAGGAATACTACGTCGGCCTGCACTGGAAATGGCGCAACATTGCCAAGCCCACAATTGCCCAGGTTCAGGGCAAGGCCATGGCGGGCGGCATGATGATCGCGATGCCGATGGATATCATTGTTGCCTCCGAAGATGCGCAGTTTTCCGATCCAGTCGTTGCCTTTGGGCTCAATGGCCACGAATACTTTCTGCATGCATGGGATCTGGGGCCGCGCAAGGCGAAAGAGATGCTGTTCACCGGTGACATTCTCAGCGCCGAGGAGTGCAAGGAGCTTGGCATGGTCAATCATGTCGTACCGCGTGAGCAACTCGAAGAAGCCACCTTGAATCTCGCCCGGCGAATTGCATCGAGACCGGCGATCGGTCTCAAGCTTGCCAAGCAGGCCATCAACTTCAGCATGGATCTTCAAGGACAGCATCAGGCGCTAACCGGCGCGCTCGCCATGCACCATGTGGGGCACGCCCATGCCCGGATAGAGTTTGGTTATGCGGTCGACCCGTCCGGGCTGGAGGTTATCCAGAACGACTCCAGGCGGGCCATGAAAGCCGAAAATACGCCGGAGAAATAA
- a CDS encoding SDR family oxidoreductase, producing the protein MTDVAGRTAFITGGANGIGLGIARALAGAGAKIALVDLDESALDAAKDELSKTAEVFAAKLDVRDRDAYAEVAREVELALGCVSILVNNAGVAGGASLDKLNYELWDWGVDINFNGVFNGVRNFVPGMMQREEGGHVVNTASSAGLVANASGVLYHATKFGVVGMSEAMQIELAPHGIGVTVLCPGPVATGIVERTRASQPKISREMSRAQLRAAFEKHDAMKQFLEQGASPDDVGQMVVEAVKTNQLHLHTCASVKDLVVTRHKAIMDAMPA; encoded by the coding sequence ATGACAGATGTAGCAGGCAGAACGGCGTTTATTACAGGCGGAGCAAACGGCATCGGTCTGGGTATCGCCCGGGCACTCGCCGGAGCAGGGGCGAAAATTGCCCTGGTTGACCTCGACGAGTCCGCGCTGGATGCTGCGAAAGATGAGCTTTCAAAGACGGCAGAGGTCTTTGCAGCAAAGCTGGATGTGCGTGATCGTGATGCTTACGCTGAGGTTGCGCGGGAGGTTGAGCTCGCGCTGGGCTGCGTGTCGATCCTGGTGAACAATGCCGGTGTCGCCGGCGGGGCTTCTCTCGACAAGCTCAACTACGAACTGTGGGACTGGGGCGTCGATATCAACTTCAATGGCGTATTCAATGGCGTTCGCAACTTCGTGCCCGGGATGATGCAGCGCGAGGAGGGTGGCCACGTGGTGAACACCGCCTCGAGTGCTGGCCTGGTGGCGAATGCATCCGGTGTGTTGTATCACGCGACAAAATTTGGCGTGGTGGGAATGAGCGAAGCCATGCAGATTGAACTTGCGCCCCACGGCATTGGCGTCACCGTGCTTTGTCCGGGACCGGTCGCCACCGGAATTGTCGAGCGTACCCGGGCGTCGCAGCCAAAAATCAGCAGAGAGATGAGTCGGGCCCAACTCAGGGCTGCCTTCGAAAAACACGACGCGATGAAACAGTTTCTGGAGCAGGGCGCATCCCCGGACGATGTGGGGCAAATGGTAGTCGAGGCAGTCAAGACAAATCAGCTCCACTTACATACTTGCGCGTCCGTGAAGGATCTAGTTGTGACCCGGCACAAGGCAATCATGGACGCAATGCCGGCGTAG
- a CDS encoding alpha/beta hydrolase, producing the protein MNANLLSLLKQATRNAGVEVDEHYAGVARIFELRPLQAAPGDRSVILDLHGGGLIYCGGELCRLMGIGLASRLERRVWSVDYRMPPDHPYPAALDDGMQAYGALLKESLPSEIIISGASAGGNLAAALVLRIRDSGLPMPAGVYLNTPEIDLTESGDSFHTNLGVDRSLASLMPVNRLYANGHDLRHPYLSPLFGDFGRGFPPTVLTTGTRDLYLSNTVRMHRALRAADIPAELHVVEAGVHGGFPAGTPEGDAIDRDVRRFIEAALNGVHDLADS; encoded by the coding sequence GTGAATGCGAACCTGCTGTCACTATTGAAGCAGGCAACCCGGAATGCAGGTGTCGAGGTTGACGAGCACTACGCTGGTGTCGCCCGCATTTTCGAGCTGCGGCCGCTGCAGGCAGCACCTGGCGACCGGTCCGTCATCCTGGACTTGCATGGGGGCGGCCTGATCTATTGCGGCGGAGAGTTGTGCCGGCTTATGGGTATCGGACTTGCCAGTCGCCTTGAACGCCGTGTTTGGTCGGTCGACTACCGGATGCCGCCCGACCATCCTTATCCGGCTGCGCTGGACGATGGGATGCAAGCTTATGGGGCACTCCTGAAAGAAAGTTTGCCGAGTGAGATCATCATCAGCGGGGCCTCGGCTGGCGGTAATCTTGCAGCGGCGCTGGTGCTGCGGATACGCGACAGCGGGTTGCCAATGCCGGCTGGCGTGTATCTCAATACACCCGAGATCGACCTGACAGAATCTGGCGACAGCTTTCACACCAATCTTGGAGTCGACAGATCGCTTGCCAGCCTGATGCCTGTCAACCGACTCTACGCCAATGGACACGACCTGCGCCACCCCTACCTGTCGCCGCTGTTCGGTGATTTTGGCAGGGGTTTCCCCCCGACGGTTCTCACGACCGGTACACGGGACCTCTATCTGTCCAATACTGTTCGCATGCACCGGGCTCTGCGAGCCGCAGATATTCCGGCGGAACTGCACGTGGTGGAGGCAGGAGTGCATGGCGGTTTTCCGGCGGGAACCCCGGAGGGTGACGCGATAGACAGGGATGTGCGGCGTTTTATCGAGGCAGCATTGAACGGCGTTCACGATCTTGCCGACAGCTGA